One Nicotiana tabacum cultivar K326 chromosome 23, ASM71507v2, whole genome shotgun sequence genomic window, aaaataaacattcagtgggagacacatgataagtcagctttttcataatttctgccaagattccctctagtgggattacaacggcttttgtctgcgagctcgatctcgcttagaatcctcgattttggttcgagcttgatttcggctcgaacttatgatcttggttcgagcctgATCCTGGTTCGAGCCATCGAATTGATTCCAGGTCAGTGTTGGTTGGTCTTTGGATTATCAACACGATAGGTCTACCCTGCGTCATGGTtcgattcttgttcgagtttgattatgatatcgatctcgACACGGACCAGCCTCCCCAGGTCCGAGGTTAGTTCGTCCCCCCTACGGGATCTTACTTTGATACATCACCCTTCGAACCATACCGGACATGCCAGGGcagaaatctatttcgaccgtatataaatagtcccctcgtttctcaaaaataatatggcgagaaacgatatgattttcaacagctcgatcggattatatctTGTCGTTTCCATCGGGTTCGACCATGACGCATCTGGTAGCTGTCCCAtcggtttagtctttcaaggcatttaatgcatgtcaggtggtggtcggccactgctgatGCTGAACCGCCATCGtttgaacctataaataacccttacttttatcttttaccatttttacATCTTCTATCTTCCAAAATTTTCCAAGTTCTTCTTCGTACTCTCCAACTTACCAGTAAAGCTGTGATTTCTTTCCGAAAAAACCCctcttcaattctaccaaatctcTGCCACTTTCTTATATTCCTTacttttgaattcaaaaatggcGAACACATcgcaaaccattcctcagaaagagaaggcttcatcttcacagtgtgtCGCCGATGAGGCACCGGCAGAACCATGGCCTGAGGAGTGTGTCCCTGGGGCATGCGTCCTTACTTCAGATTGTAAGGTTgataaaggttcatcggtccctggtcggtgtgagccggtatcgaggtacatgtgttcgataaccgagaagcACCTCGATCTGTTAAAGAAGGATTGCAATTGGGGTGAAAAAGAAGTAATAGTACCTACCcctgacgaagatatcacttcttacgtgaaagggtttttgaatgtatatacttaccctttcactttgggtCCCCTCGATTCCGTCATTATTGACTTCTATCGATAATATcaggtaaccctaggccaggtccatccttctttgtggcggatcgttatcctgatctgatattttgtgagcaaaatcgaggggatgtcaTTCACCTTCGATCATCTTATCCGGCTGTACCGTCCCCGAttttttcgaggagggttaataaaactccagcgtcgggctaccaaggctctgttctcgagtattgacgaggatagggaccggggttggatgggcaggttcgttcgagtaaggacttcggacctgatcccgactgaaaagatgccctttcccgaggagtgAAAATATGAAACGTAAGGGTGATCTTGTTGttgcttctattttgttcttcCATTTATTCTCTTATCGACACTCCTCCTTTTGTGatgtagcggttccctggatATCCGAAGCGGTTCCCGATCTCAAGAGCTGGGTACGGGCtcttgtttcgacctccacatacgccgagcgctcatggcgtgatttgtcaaagggtcggtgggaggccaaaaatcacgatAAGCTCATTTCTCGGACTCTGATGATCCGAACGAGGCatttctcaaaatattttttataaggtttcccatatgcaggtttgggtaaaGACGCAGTCTTGAGGCATTTGTCCAATGAGGAGGACGTTTCGacctctgtcccaaagccggtgaaggaaaataaaaggaagagagcCTCGGTTCCCGAATATCgaaaaccgaagaagaggacggctcggctcgtaagccgaacaagaatgtcattcctttgaccgtggaATCCGTTTTGCATataagggaagaagaagaagaagaagaagaagaagaagaagaagaagaagaagaagaagaagaagaagaagaagaagaagaagaagaagaagacaatgaGTTCGCGCTGGCGGTCCGAACGAAGAGAGCCACCGATGCCACATCGCcggctggatcgatgatgctCTATGAGGCTCTGCCTCGAACTGAAGATACACTAGAGAAAGATTCAGGTAGGGTCCCCGAACTATCGGATGTCGAAGACGCCTCTCATCGGAGTCAACCGGCAGGGGTTACAATCGAAGAACCTCTCAAACCCCTCCGAGCCGAGGGGAACGCTCCAAGCGAGTCATTTGGGGCAGCAGCGATCGAGGATAAAGAAACCGAAGGAGCATTCAAGGTTTGACATAAAATGGTCAAATTTTTCCATGTACTATCCGATATCGATCGAGCAACTTTAACACTTATGTTTAACTTTTCGTCTAATATTACCCTCTCTCCCGTCCCATTTGGAGAATgtctgatttttccttttaacCTCACGACGCTCCAATAATCTAATGGTACAATAATCAAAAATCGAGTGGtaaatttaattttgttttttttttctcgcAGAATTCAAACATGTGGAGTATACCAATCATTTCAAGCTAGAGCTTGCAATTTCGAATAATATAGGAGCAAATTTGAACCCTCTCATAGTTACTATAAAGTAGACATTACGCATAGAGAAAAACATACCACGATAGAATATAGCTTCGACAAGTTGAAATGGAAAGAGTACGTATGGCTCTGACAACTTGAAAGGCTCGGATCGGCTAAAATTAGTGTAGTCCGATCTACTCTTGAATGATGACCACttctttgtggctaataagttcaATGCACTCATTCCCTTTTGCTCATGTTCTTCCGCAAGGCCAGGATATCTGGATAATATGCTTATTGCCAAAcctaaatataattacaattacTTAATTTGATTAAACAGAATAGGAAATTTATATAACAGTACTCTTTCGTATTTAATCCGTTTTAAAAAAGATTGACACATTTTATATTTCTTGTCTAACTTACGGTAATGTTCACCGTCAATAGCAGCGTGAAGAACAGTGCAACCGTCATTTCTCTTAGCAAAGCAATCACTCCCAAAATCCTCCAAAAGTATAAAAACTTCATCCTTCCCATATTCAGCTGCAATGTATTAATGATTGTCTTGCATTACCATTATTTCTGCCACCTCCTTCTGTCCATATCTGTTCAAAGTTAAAATTAAAGTAATTACAAGTGGACTTTCTCTATAAAAAATACGggaaagggccaaatatacccatcTACTTTCGAAAATAGTCTAAGAATACCcttgttatactattgggttatctataccctgcagtcatactttgggttcaaatatacccctaatTTAaatggagggacacgtgtcatcgtcctgttggtcaattctaaatatctcctaattaattaaaaagactcattatccatacccgaaaaataattttttttttgtaaaaactggaaaaaactaaaaAGCATTTTtgctaaaaactgaaaaaaacgaaaatattttttttttcagtttttacaaaaaaaaattgctttaaaaaaactgaaaaatattttctaaaacaatgtttttgaaaaaactataaaataaaataaaataaaaagctgaaaatcaattttctaaagcaatttttttgtaaaaactaaaaacatttttttactaaaaactgaaaaaaactaaaatttgttttttttagtttttacaaaaaactgctttaaaaaagctgaaaaatattttctaaaataatatttttgtaaaaactgaaaacaaaactaaaaagcaAATTTCTAAAGcagtgtttttgtaaaaactggaaataaaatattttcattttttttagttttttccagttttaagtttttttcagtttttaattgttttaaaaaattgtttttcagttttgtttttagttttttaaaattattgttttagaaaatatttttcagtttttttaaagcagttttttgtaaaaactggaaaaaaaatatcttcattttttcagtttttagtaaaaatgtttttgagttttttttcagtttttacaaaaaaaaaaaattatttttcaggtATGGAttatgagtctttttaattaattaagagatatttagaattgaccaacatgatgatgacacgtgtccctccgtttaaatgaggggtatatttgaatccaaagtatgactgcaggggtataaataactcaatagtataacgagggatattcttagaccattttcgaaagtagagaggtatatttggccctttaccGTAAGctgtaaaaaatatatataatgtcAGAGCACATAGAGAATCGTGAGTTTAAGTCTTACGGCCAAAAAGAATCAGCTCATACATAAAAGATCGTGTTaacaaataattgaataaataaaattttaccatctttttaaaaaaaaaaattaaatagatgcGATGGTCACACATTTTAATAATACCTCGCGGCTTCGTGCAATGCTGTACATCCTTTGACATTCTTCTTTCTAAGTGCTTCTATACTAAGAAGACCTTCTTTAATAAGTGCTCTAAAAGCAGCAACATTTCCTTTTATGGCCAGAAAGTGAAGAACTGTGTCACAACGTTGGTTTAGTGATATGAAACTTTTTTCTCTCACCAATGCAAGACACTCTTCTATATCATTATCTGATGGAAGCATGTaagcttttgagaaaaatatgtGTTCTGTGCTTATAACTGCCATATTAAGATATATAGTACTTTCCTAATTTTCATTTCTACTATATATAGAGTTGTATTTTTTCTGTTTCTAGTGGTTTAGCTAGGTTTTCTGTACTAAAATAATGTTGGTTTCTTTTAAATATAGTTGTTTGGAGGTATGAATATTCCTAGCTAGGCTCCTTATAACAAGAAAAGAATAAAGTGTCATTTACTACAGTTAttgtaataatgataaaagcaacGGTTCATCACTTTAAGTTATGTCTCTCCAAAGACTCCAATCAAACAAGAACAAGTCTATATGCTGTTGTAGAGATTCTTGAAGTAGAAAGCAACAAAATTAAAGGAGCAAACAAGTGTTTCTTACGACTAATTTCACTTGCATTAGTTAGTACATATATTCTATATATATCTGTGGCTTTTTCTGCTTTTTATAATTTCTACTAGACTTGTCCCTATATATCTTTCCTTCTATCTTTGGTATAATGTTTTGAAGAAATAGACAAGAATTGGAATCCTttatcaaaaagagaaaaaaagaagagttaaGAGGTCTTTAATTAAAGATGGTAAGATTACTTCTTTGGAATAACTTTAGCGGGTCATGAATCACGATggagaaaagaagtgattaactACAATAGGAGCTTGATAGGTAAGAACTATATATCAAGTTAAAATTCTTAATCCTCTTATTGttctattttaaaatcttaaattgtATTCTTGACGGACACCTTTCTCTCTCCACTACTTTGAGCAAGGATCAATTTAAGATTAGTCTTTCTATCAGGGACAAAAGATATATAGTTAGAAATATGAGTTTACGTGAACCCAATAGCTTTTACCTAATCAACTAAAAAGCCGTAGAATCGTGGAGGAAATTCAAACGTAAACTAGAATACATTGGTACAACCAACCGAGGGCATTCGAATACGTTGTTTTAGTACTATTAAGAACATGAGAATACCCCAGATATAGAAAACTACTTCCCTGAAGTTCAATTTCATCTTCTTTTACATGATTCTGACAAGAACCAAACACTGTCATTAATCATGTTTAATAAACTGAAGAGATATTAGCCTTCAAAATGTGCTGTTAAGACAAGTGAAGATCCTGAAAACTGTGTTTTGTACATAGACTCCACAAAGAGAAAATGCTTACAAAAGACACAAATACCTCACACCAGACTAAATTACACAAACAAACACAATCATGAGTCCTCCATAAGCCCATCATTACATTATGGCACAACCCTTCCTTTCCTCTTGTGGCTGTACGGCAGTTTGCGGATATCTGTTTGAGTCCGATGGGTTGTAAGTGAACTCCGATGTATCGAGCCCATACTGCATTACAACCATTCAAGAATCAAGTCAGAAACTAAATAGCAGTACTATCAAAAGGAAAGAGGTTTCACAAGAGACCCAAATATTATAAGTGCACTTGCTACTTGCTAGTACATAAACAAGATAAAAACCATATGAATCTACTGCCACAAGCCAACTGAAACAATAATCCCATATGCTGTCACAAGGAAGCTTTTTTGAAACTAGGAAGGAAATTCAAAGTAAAAATCATCTCATTATCTGACTAAGCCCTGGCTGATGCAAAACAAAAGGTCTTGCTGTGATCGgatattttttcaaaagaaaagaaaatgcatCTCCGCAAAGTTCCAGAAAGGTCAAAATAATAGTGCACCACAAACAAGCACCGATTATAAAAATCCTCATGAGTGCAAAGTAACTATAAAAGATTGTGTAGTTGGTAATAACAAGCGTTGAGCAGTCAACCAAGACGGTTAAaaacatcatcatccacattaACATGCAAGAAAAGCAAATTAACAGAAAGCAGACCTTTTCCCTCATGCGTGTACTCCATGCATCATTTCTACTCGGACGATTATCAAGGGTACCAGCAACAGGGACACCAGTTGCAGGATTCGGTGGCCTATTGTTGATCAGTGGCTGACGGATTTGTTGTCTGGGACCACCTATGTACTCATCATCACTATCATAGTCTGCTGGTCTATTCGCTGCCCTTACAACGAGggccaataagaatataagagCCTGCAACTCATGTCAACAGCCAAAATTGAGAAATACTGGGAGATAGAGACATTATTGAGATTGGCGTAACTAATCCCAACTAGTTCGGGATTGACACTTAGTTGTTATACTGGGAGGAAAGGACAAAACAAACATCCAGGTCAAATATCCTCTGCTATATCCGCAAATCTATACTGAATATGGTCAAGACAGCAGTAAGCAATGACTTTCACTAGGGCCATGCCAACATCTCTAATGCACACTAAAAGGCCACAGCAGATATAACTGGTAGGGGACATATATTGCACCCACAGGGATGAATAGATTACATTTAATGCATTTTGCAGACAAATTCAGTGAATGCATGAGCATATTTAGCAACATAACCACTCAAGCTGTGGAGATAGGCATCTGAATAGGGTCAATAGCTAGTAAAAAATTCAAAGGATCATAGATAGACAACATAACGGAATTGAATGTGAAAGAACATGGTGCAGAGCGCAAACAACATTGATAGCAGTTTCACATAAACTCCTGTATTTCACTCATAATCCAACAAGGTATGATCCAACAGAGAGTTCTGTTcttttttcccctcttttttcTTGGAAACAACAAACCATATATATTGTCCTTAACCTCACCTCCAAAATAACAGCCCCAAGGGCAACCCACTTGATAATCTTCCAGTGGTCCTCCAGAAATTCATAGATTGTATCAAAGTTGCCCGTTTTGTCACTTGGAATTTCCTGACAGAGACTTTCATCACTTTTATGACAACAAATGTATAGTGTGAAAGTGAAATCATGAACTAGAAAAACTCTTACCTCTCTCCAGCTTTTGTCAAAGAATATAAAACCAGCAGCACCAAGCTCTACCAAGATCAACAAGAAAAGCAGCACAGAGTACTGTCATAGTTAAGGTGCCAAACATGCTTCATAGAAGCCTGAGAAGAGAAATCAGAAGAACACTCTAGTAACTCCGATATCCTAAAAATCAACAACTCCTGTCGGACATGAGGGGTTGGGGGAGTACTGCAACACGGGCAAGAGGATAACGATAAACTGAAAAAGCAATTAATAGACATGTCGTCTAATCCATCTCCTCTGACATGTGACGAAGTTAGGATTAAGCCTAAAATGATCCAGAACTCATCCAAGTAAGTTCAAAAGAAAAAGCTATAAAAGGAAGATTTCAAAAATCTGACTGAAAATGCTCCTATTGATCCAAATCATAAGTCTGCCCAACAACATAACTTCTAGCATTTCTAAATATTTGATGAAAGAATATATTTCATCAAAAGAATTTAGGCTTTTCACATATAAGTGATCATGAAGACTAAACAAATAATAAGGATACACAACTCAGGCAGCATCCGTTCCTTGTTGCCGCTCCAATGCAACCACAGCAAGATACAACAACAAGAACTGCTCCAATACCAATGAATAAGTATATGAACCTGCAACATAACAAATAGATCAATTAGTTTTCCACAGAACATATACAAAATCAAATCAACTGAACATTAGCAAAACTTTATCTCAAAGAAAGGTCAGCATTAGCAATGAAGGAAGAATGATCTTGTCATTTCATACTTTGATAAATCATGTAGGCAAGTTCTGAGAATTCAAACCCACTCAAAGCTAAAGATATATTATGACAAAAGGCTCTTATCTCTATTTGTAACATAATATGGACGCAAACAAACAGGTGACACAATAATTCAACCTCTGCACATATTAGTAATCCCTAGCAAAACTTTATCCCAAGAAAAAAGTCATCGATTAGCAATAGAAGgaagaatggtcttttcattatttattttctataaATCATGTAGATAGGTTCTGAGAATTCAAACCCACTCAAAACTAACGACATATTATGACGAAAAGGCTTGTCTCTGTTTATCATTTAATATTGACACGAACAAAGAGGTGAAGACCATATATAGTTAATTTTTTTCATTACATTTCAAAATTTCTTTCCCTTCTACTCCTACGGAACACCCAAATTAGTTCAATCGTTGCATATACTTTCTGCAAAAATACAAGGCAAGTTACTTTTTAGCAAAAtgctaaaataaaagaaagcataatATATCGGGACCCTCATGAACTTGGCACTTTTTATCCCGTGCACATTTAAACTAGTTTTGGTCTTAATTACCCCTTCAACTTGTCAGCTTGCTAGACTTcgccccctccccctccccctccgaCCTCAGCCCAAGGAGGTGTGATGTACTCGCTGCTACGTGGATATATTTTGTCCACGTggaattttcataataaaatatatatttttcccttttaaataaatttaaaaatttaaatcttTTTTCCCAGCCAAATTTTGTAAAAGACATGTTTGGATATTCAtccaaattttttctttttacataTTCGGCCctttcaaaaagaagaaatacTAGCTGAAACAAATCGTCATCGCATCTAAAGATGAAATACAAAAAGACACAGTTAAAATCCATTATTTAAGCTAAAAAATTGTATTTGACTAAAAATATCGAGTTCTagcaatttcttttataaatttcgTGGGGAAATTAAAAAGTACATAGTTGGGATAAAGTCATTGCATCtaataagaaataaaagaaaatttaataGTTTGAGCTCCGATATTTTAGCTAAAACTTCTTTATCTAGTCTAGTTAAAAATAATGGAGCTCTCGGTAAAAAATTTGTATAGTTGGCGCAGAATAAAATTAAACAGTTAGAATAAATATCTTGCatctaaagaagaaataaaatgaaatgcaTACTTGAAACCCATTAACGCTTTCTCTGActaaaaataattgattttagtcaaatatttttttacatatttggagaaaaagaagaaatacacGATAAAAACAAGTAGCCATTtcaccaaaaaagaaataaaaaattgcaAATTGAGGTCAAATATGTGTGGTATATTAAGTAAAGGTAAGAAAAATATACATAGTTAGAACAAACAAATCATAGTATATGATTATGTGGCAACTAACAGTTGAAAAATACCCCACTTGGAAGctgatttttttatttctcacCACTCTCACACGCCTAAAAGAGAGTATATCCATTCTCTTTGTCATGTCAACATTCAAGGGGGCAAATGTTATCAAACCGCCAAGTTCAAGGGGGTAATTAAGACCAAAATAGTTCAGGTGTGCACTGAATAAAAAGTGTTAAGTTCAGGTGGGGCCCCAATATATTATGCCATAAAAAAGAATTACATATCAGTTCCACAGGCAGACACTATTTGTTGTCAATGCAGCAAACATGTAATACAAAAGGATTACAGCACCGCGGAGTAATCCATACCCTAGATGAAAGAAACATTTCTGGCCATCATAATCCTCAAAGGGTCATGACCTGTTTTAAGTAAGAAGTCCCTACCAAAAACTCTAttgaataaaattaaaattaaaatttgttTCACTTGCTTCCTAGAAGTTCTAAATTACGACTTGTGAAGTTGGAGGTGATTTTCCTCATCGctaaaaatcataattttttagTAAAATAAGCTTCATAATCTCCAAAAGAAAATTACAGTACATagattgacaattcaattcatgttTTCTTGAACGTAGTTTGGTTTTATACAAACTCCTTAAATACAGTACAATAGAGGCATCCCACTTCCTTCGGAAAGTGTCTCAATCACTTCCATGGAATGTACTTTACATTCTACacagagaaagaataaaaaacttccaaactcccccccccccccgacccAACAGCACCCCTGAAAACTGAAAGGAAGGAAAAATGAGGATGAAACTAAAACTGAAGTCATACATTCCGGATGACGGGTATTCCTGACATGAAGAGTAGAGTTTGAAGTCTATCAAGGGATGGATATAAAGCCTTTCATACACAGTCAAAACTGACAATGGAGATGCATGAAGTTTGCAGTTAATCCATGTCCTGGAATACCCCAAATCAATCACCTTATATGTTAGAGATGTTGAGCACGAGATGTTGACGACATGAACACGAGAAGCATAGAAGCAGAGAAAATCTGTTTACACTTTATATCAGGTAGAAAAGGGCTATCATCAAATCGGGGGGTTAAGATAGTGCAGGTGGGTTTGGTGAGATTCAGACCATGATTAACATAGTTAGGACTGACACCAAAAGAGAGATGGGTGAAATACACGATCCCTGGTAAGGAAAATGCAGAAGGGATCATTACTCTATGGAAATGGTGGCTAGATGATGGCTAAAAATGAGGAAGGGAGGGGGTTGGTCATGGAAGCACTAAACAAGATGACGGTTGGAGCTGGCACGACCACGGAAAAAGGAGTTAGTCACATGAGTACCTGCTGTAAGTTGAAGTGCAAGGTTTGTGAATCGCACTTTTGTTGTACTTTCCACGAAGAAAGACAAGGAAGTACCGAGTACTTCTAGTCCAACGAGCAGAACAAATCCCTTTGATGTACAAAGAGTGGAAGAAATAAACCTAGTATTGAGAACTTGAGATCATCTATTTTGGTACTTCTCACGGAACAAAGTGAAAAAGATAGAGAGATCATTAGACGCAAGTAAATCCTTAGGAAAAAATCAAGCAATGTTTCCCAAATCCAGTTCACGTTTATTCTGTCTAAATGAACAATCATCTCCTATGCGGAAGATACTATCTTCTCAATTTCCCTAATCAGAGAAGCAACAGACTATACCTTTTAACTCTTTAAAAAATTCTGCCCTTATCTTTTTTAAGTGTGACATCCCTCTAAAAAACAATGAAGAACTAGCATATGCGACATTACTAACTAGCAAATACAGCTTCCAGTATCACACCATCGCAATCATCTCGAATTCAGCTTCAAGGCTTGGCACGAAACAATCAAAATAAGCAT contains:
- the LOC107813318 gene encoding tobamovirus multiplication protein 2A-like encodes the protein MACKGFWECLLKLLNFLLTLVGLAMVGYGIYLFVEYKNHSSSGDDYPVAPTSSAEVIELGRPMLMAVSVAENIFDKLPKAWFIYLFIGIGAVLVVVSCCGCIGAATRNGCCLSCYSVLLFLLILVELGAAGFIFFDKSWREEIPSDKTGNFDTIYEFLEDHWKIIKWVALGAVILEALIFLLALVVRAANRPADYDSDDEYIGGPRQQIRQPLINNRPPNPATGVPVAGTLDNRPSRNDAWSTRMREKYGLDTSEFTYNPSDSNRYPQTAVQPQEERKGCAIM